The sequence below is a genomic window from Providencia rettgeri.
TGGTTTCTTATCGGCATATTCACTGAATAGCTTTTGTAAGTATTGCTTTTCTTTAATATATTTTATTTCACTCATGACTTAATCCAAAAGATGAATATGAGCTGGGTTTTAAACCTTTTTGCTCTGCTTGTTTTTGTAATTCATAGTAACGAGCTAATAATCCATTAATTTTATTATCAATATTGATGAGTGTGGCAGGGGAAACTGGCTGCCCATTTTTAATTTGTAGCGATAATTGACGAAGCTTTTCTTCAATAGGCTCCACTTTGTTGTGCTGCTTTTGAATGTCATAGATGGCGGTTTTTAAATAGGATAATGTAAAACTACCTCGGTTTTTCTCTTGTTGAATAATTTTATTTGAAAGTTGCTGTAATAACATCGCTGTTTCAGACCAACTATCATTAATAGGCATATTTTCTAAACGCGTCTCATATTGGTTTTGCCAATTTCGGCTGAAGTAAGCCTGATCAGCATCTGCAGGCCAATAAGATTTTGCTTTTTCTTGCATGTTCTCGATCAGTTTTAAATTAGCGAGAGGTGAACGCTTTTCAAGCAAAGCTAAATGATATTCATAGGTATTTATGTCGGGTTTAAATAACCATTTGGCAACAGCACCTTCAGGAATGGACGTTATAGCCTCCATCTCATGTTTAAGATACACATAGGCGCTAAATCCACAGACTAAAAAGAGTACACTACTGAGCACACAACCCCATATAAAACCACGGGTAGCGCTCATTTTTTTAGTTGTTACTGTTAATGTCGATGCGGGCTCAGGGGGTTCAAAAATAAATGTTGGTGATGGTTGTTCTACCTGTTTAGCGGGTTGTTGGATATACACTAAAGGCGGGAGCGTGACAGATTCGGATGTATTCTGTTTTGCATATTCTTCCTGCTTTTCAAGCTGTTTGGCTAAGTTTTGAAAGAACCATAACAAGTTTTCAATTTTAGGTAGTTTTTCCCACGTTGTTTTAGCCAGTTTATCAATGATTAATTGTAGTGCGCGTTCTGAGCGGTAAACCAAACGGAGGTCTTTTGTTTCATAGGTTTGCTGGCGGAGCAGGGCGCTAGCCTTTGTATTAAACCAGTTGAGTGCTTCTGTTCGTTGATTCGGTTTTTCAGGCCATAACGCATCCCAATGAGTCACAATAACACTCGCTAATAATTCGCAGCCTTCAGTAAAGCCACTGAGTCCATGGCGTTGTAGCCGTGCAATTGTGTAATAAGCCCCGCTTTGTAGGTCAATACCATGATTTTTAAAGAGAGATAAACAAAGTGACTCAATGAGTGTCCAACTAACCTCTGGGCGTGCAGGATGACTTAACTTGTTAAATTCTGTTTTAAGAGCAATAAATTCAGGAGTATCTAAAGGGGAGTTCCCGATTTTAATGACTAAATGTTCTGATTTCATCTCGTTGAATATCCTATGCCTCCACATAAAGTGGAGGCAATCACATTAGTAAAGGGTTTCAGGTAAACGGAATTTTGTGAATAATCCACCGAAGAAAGGATTATTAGACTCATCAACGAGTACTCGATAAGTCATATCCCCACTATCAATCGTGAAGCGAATATCGAATGAATTAGATTTGATATTCATTAACTTTGCACTATCGACCAGACGCATTTGTGCCCATGGCCCCGAGAAACTAACAGAACGAGGTGATTTATCACCAGAAAGAGGAACCAGAGTCAGTTTGCTTTCAATATTTGAGCGCATCGAGTTTGGCCAAACGAGATGCGTGACATGGCTACGGCTATGAGCATAATCAATGAGTTGACCGTCAAGGTTTAAGATACTACGACGTTTATTGCCACTTAATGAAAGCGGTTCAACTGCAAATTGTGCTTCTAAATTACCTTGTGCATTAAAAAAGGTTTCTCTTATGCGATTTGCAGTTTCAATTTGCGCTAAAACATCAGAGCGGATCAGCGATTGACTATCCCGATTATCGACTAAGTTATTTTCAACAAATAAACGTAAGTTCTGTTGATAGAAGCTATCGAGTGTGCCATTAGGTTTAAAGAAACGTTCAAACTCACTTAATGGAACATCTTGTTTTGAGTTTGGATTAAACGGATAGCGACCCGCAATATAGGTATTATATTGTTTTACAACATTTTCATTCCATTCAACTTCCATATGTCGAATAGCTTCTTTCTGGACAACATTCCAAGCTTGCTCAGCGATTTCATCTACCCAACGATTGAGCGGTTCAGGCAATGTTTTAGCCATTTGTGATAGTTCAAATATGGCATCTTTATTATTATCATTGAGTCTCATGGATACGGCTTTAAGTGCCGCTTTACCCGGTACTGGAGAGTTTTGTATTCCCAACAAATATCGATGCAAATCATTCAATTTTTGATTAAGATTTTGTAAGTTTTCACCTTGATTACTGACCAGTATTTCCGTTTGGGGTGTGAATTCTCTATCTAAACGAGTTAATAAACGGTAAGAAGGTTCTGCCATCAAGCTTTTTTGTTTCTCAATAGGTAAACTTTCATCAATTGATGGAATGACCGTATTATCACGCAAAACTTGTAAGGCACGACGTAAAGGCTGTTCTCCGCTGATGATTTGTTCAAGAGCGATGATTTCATCTTGGATTGAGTCAAATTCACGAATTTCTAAATTACTCATTCCGTTACGCCATTGAGCGATATAATCACTGATATATTGCTCACTGATTTGACGTTGAATTTCTTTACGGTCATTCTCACTATATTGGGTATTTGATGTGAGATTGAGCACCCAAGCATCAAGCAACGTGAGTTCAACTAATTTGTCATTTTGGCGAATAAAATAGTTTAATAATCCTGAACGTGTTAAAAATTGTGGGATTTCTAATTTATCCTCATCAATCGCGGTAAAAACAGTATTAAAACTTGGGCCTATCTGATATTGCAAATTTAAAGGCGCTGAAAGTTCTTGGTTGGCTTTTAACCGTAACGCCTGGTACACACGTTGATAAAGCGATAACACACTGAGTTCTTTCTGGGCATTTTTAATGGGGGTCGCAAAAGGCGTGAAGGCCTTAATCGCAGTCATCAGACCGTTGTCTCGTTCCGCTTTCCAATCAGTGTGTTCAAGTGCATAACGTAAGTGTGCTTTTAATAGCATTTGTTTTTCACGTTGCCCAGTGAATAGATGGCTCCAATAATTCGCCATAAAGTCTTCAACCATGCCATTATTACGCCCTGTTTTGTCTTCTAACATGCGCATAATACGTAAAATTTCGAGTTTATCTTCACTGCCCTTATCTGCATTATTAAGCTCAATTAAAAGCCCTGACATAATTGCAGGTAAGAAACGCTCGGTCAGTAATTGCAGATAAACTTGCTCAACTTGTGGGCCGACTTTTTGGCCTTGATACAGTCCCATATCAGAAAATAGCACATTTTTATCGCGGTGGTTCCCATAGGCAAGCGTCGCTTCACGTAATGGGTTGAGGACAGGAAGTTGTAAGCTACCATCAGTATCTTTTTGGACGTTATTATCTATCGTTCTGAATGCTTTAACCTCATTAAGCACACTCTCACCGGCGCGGTAGTTTTTATCATAATAGTGGTTCCAACCACTCCAAAGTGCAATTAAACCAGCAAAACTGGCCAGTGTTGTGACTAAGAGGCGAGAACGGTGCTTTTTGACCCAATATTGATTTTCAGCGGCTAAATTCGGCTCACTGAAGAGGACTTGATCAAATAAATTATGTGTAAAATAAGGGTGGCTATCATTGATTGGCCAAGTTGTTAGTGGGGCTGTTGGTAAATGGTATTGCACGGATGCCGTTTGGCTAAAGACATCGTCTATTTGGCCAATCTGCAATGCAGAGGTGAGATAAACGCCCCTTAAACAAATGTTATGTTGCTCGTTATTAATCAACAGTGCATTAATTAATGTTATAACGTGGCTCTGTAACCCTTCTATTTGACGTACAAAGCTGAATAAATCACTACGTTGGTTACCTTCTGCTCGTTGTAGCATCATTTCTGGTAGTGCGCTAT
It includes:
- a CDS encoding VasL domain-containing protein; the encoded protein is MKSEHLVIKIGNSPLDTPEFIALKTEFNKLSHPARPEVSWTLIESLCLSLFKNHGIDLQSGAYYTIARLQRHGLSGFTEGCELLASVIVTHWDALWPEKPNQRTEALNWFNTKASALLRQQTYETKDLRLVYRSERALQLIIDKLAKTTWEKLPKIENLLWFFQNLAKQLEKQEEYAKQNTSESVTLPPLVYIQQPAKQVEQPSPTFIFEPPEPASTLTVTTKKMSATRGFIWGCVLSSVLFLVCGFSAYVYLKHEMEAITSIPEGAVAKWLFKPDINTYEYHLALLEKRSPLANLKLIENMQEKAKSYWPADADQAYFSRNWQNQYETRLENMPINDSWSETAMLLQQLSNKIIQQEKNRGSFTLSYLKTAIYDIQKQHNKVEPIEEKLRQLSLQIKNGQPVSPATLINIDNKINGLLARYYELQKQAEQKGLKPSSYSSFGLSHE
- the tssM gene encoding type VI secretion system membrane subunit TssM, encoding MKLPFFSISNITNSVKKLFFADRPKIASFFLFLLALLPALVIVWIWWWGPTFTYQDSKPFSTLTSRWLATLIIILLVVSWIGLVTWRRVKKLEALKLDVELTVVDPVRQDIDFQNRYLDYWKSQFTRHLNGHTKAVYLRPWYFVLGANQSGKHSLLKNALNPLDIAPSDNIVNEQKLPLNIECLLTDNAVLFVPNGKLLTQPNEHHEKPQLYHRLWEELLNWIKTNRSRQPMNGIILTVDTLSLLTNTKEQNSQLIADLQMRIEEIRMTFNSQLPLYIVLTKLDLLRGFDSMYQSLDAQQRNQVLGVSFDLKSQKDWKTGLTHFWLQWVSQMNSALPEMMLQRAEGNQRSDLFSFVRQIEGLQSHVITLINALLINNEQHNICLRGVYLTSALQIGQIDDVFSQTASVQYHLPTAPLTTWPINDSHPYFTHNLFDQVLFSEPNLAAENQYWVKKHRSRLLVTTLASFAGLIALWSGWNHYYDKNYRAGESVLNEVKAFRTIDNNVQKDTDGSLQLPVLNPLREATLAYGNHRDKNVLFSDMGLYQGQKVGPQVEQVYLQLLTERFLPAIMSGLLIELNNADKGSEDKLEILRIMRMLEDKTGRNNGMVEDFMANYWSHLFTGQREKQMLLKAHLRYALEHTDWKAERDNGLMTAIKAFTPFATPIKNAQKELSVLSLYQRVYQALRLKANQELSAPLNLQYQIGPSFNTVFTAIDEDKLEIPQFLTRSGLLNYFIRQNDKLVELTLLDAWVLNLTSNTQYSENDRKEIQRQISEQYISDYIAQWRNGMSNLEIREFDSIQDEIIALEQIISGEQPLRRALQVLRDNTVIPSIDESLPIEKQKSLMAEPSYRLLTRLDREFTPQTEILVSNQGENLQNLNQKLNDLHRYLLGIQNSPVPGKAALKAVSMRLNDNNKDAIFELSQMAKTLPEPLNRWVDEIAEQAWNVVQKEAIRHMEVEWNENVVKQYNTYIAGRYPFNPNSKQDVPLSEFERFFKPNGTLDSFYQQNLRLFVENNLVDNRDSQSLIRSDVLAQIETANRIRETFFNAQGNLEAQFAVEPLSLSGNKRRSILNLDGQLIDYAHSRSHVTHLVWPNSMRSNIESKLTLVPLSGDKSPRSVSFSGPWAQMRLVDSAKLMNIKSNSFDIRFTIDSGDMTYRVLVDESNNPFFGGLFTKFRLPETLY